The genomic stretch ATACCCCAACAGCTTTAAGTTTTCAGCAATAGCCTTGTCCAGTTCGGCAGCTTCGGCCATTTGGCTTTTCAGGGTTGCGGTGAGGTCGGTCATTTTTTCCTCAAAGGGCACTCCATCGTCTTCCTCTTCGGCTACACCTACATAGCGGCCGGGGGTAAGTACGTAGTCGTTTTTTTGGATGTCTTGTAAAGTGGCAGATCGGCAATAACCCGCAATATCGTTGTAGTCCTCCCCCGCCTCCGGCACCCCCTCCAGAGGGGGACAATTACGCCAGTTATGGTAGGTAGAGGCGATGTGTTCAATATCATCTTTGGTGAGTTCCTTTTGAGTACGGTCTATCATGCTGCCCATATTTCGGGCATCAATAAAGAGGGTTTCACCAGTGCGCTTGCGGTAGCCGTGTGCTTCGTCTTCCTTCTTATTCTTGGTAATAAACCACAGGCAAACGGGTATTTGGGTTGTGTAAAACAACTGGCCGGGCAGTGCTATCATGCAATCTACCATATCGTTTTCTATCAGTTGCTTGCGTATGTCGCCTTCACCGGAGGTATTAGTACTCATAGATCCATTGGCCAATACAAAACCCGCGGTACCGGTTTCGCTCAGCTTGCTCAGCATGTGTAGGATCCAGGCATAGTTTGCGTTTCCGGCCGGAGGAGTGGTGTAGCCCGCCCAACGGCTATCGTCTTCCAGTTCATTTTTTTCGCGCCACTGGCTTTGGTTAAAGGGCGGGTTGGCCATAATGTAATCGGCCTTCAGGTCGGGGTGCTGGTCTTTAAAAAAGGTGTTGGCCGGCACATCGCCCAGGTTGGCCGAAATACCACGAATAGCGAGGTTCATCTTGGCCAGCTTATAGGTTACCGCTGTGTATTCCTGCCCGTAAATGGAAATATCCTTGGTGTTTCCCTGGTGGCTTTTTACAAAGTCGATACTCTGCACAAACATTCCACCGGAGCCACAAGCGGGGTCGTAAATCTTCCCTTTGTAGGGTTCCAGCATTTCGGCAATGAGGTTTACAATACACTTTGGGGTGTAAAATTCACCACCACCTTTACCTTCAGCGGCAGCAAAGCGCCCCAGGAAGTATTCATAAATACGGCCTACCACATCTTCTTCGGCATCGCCCGTAGTGTCAATATTGTTGATAGTGTCCAGCAGGGCAGCGAGTTTACTTGGGTCGAGGTTTAAGCGCGAGAAGTAATTGTCGGGCAAAGCTCCTTTCAGGGAGGTGTTATTTTTTTCAATGGTGTGAAGGGCGGTATCTACAATCAGCGCAATGTTGTCTTGCTTAGAATTTTCCATCACAAAACTCCAGCGGCTTTCGGGCGCAAGGAAGAAAACGTTCTTCATGTTGTAAAACTCTTTCATCTCAAGGTATTTCTCCTTGCCTTCTGTTATGAGTTCTTGCCTGCGCTCTTCAAAGGTATCGCTGGCAAACTTTAGG from Owenweeksia hongkongensis DSM 17368 encodes the following:
- a CDS encoding class I SAM-dependent DNA methyltransferase, with translation MPKTKTKNTKTMEEQLWDAANKLRGNVESSEYKHVVLGLIFLKFASDTFEERRQELITEGKEKYLEMKEFYNMKNVFFLAPESRWSFVMENSKQDNIALIVDTALHTIEKNNTSLKGALPDNYFSRLNLDPSKLAALLDTINNIDTTGDAEEDVVGRIYEYFLGRFAAAEGKGGGEFYTPKCIVNLIAEMLEPYKGKIYDPACGSGGMFVQSIDFVKSHQGNTKDISIYGQEYTAVTYKLAKMNLAIRGISANLGDVPANTFFKDQHPDLKADYIMANPPFNQSQWREKNELEDDSRWAGYTTPPAGNANYAWILHMLSKLSETGTAGFVLANGSMSTNTSGEGDIRKQLIENDMVDCMIALPGQLFYTTQIPVCLWFITKNKKEDEAHGYRKRTGETLFIDARNMGSMIDRTQKELTKDDIEHIASTYHNWRNCPPLEGVPEAGEDYNDIAGYCRSATLQDIQKNDYVLTPGRYVGVAEEEDDGVPFEEKMTDLTATLKSQMAEAAELDKAIAENLKLLGYE